AACATCACCAGAGCTGCTTCAGTGCTGGGATGAGCTCTGAAACCAGAACGAAGCTCTGACTTCCCTCTCTGTGTCTGCAGTTCTAACATCCTGTTGGACCAGCATCTGGTACCAAAGCTTTCGGACTTCGGTCTGGCCCGGTACGTACCGCAGAACTCGGCCGGCTGCTCGACACAGACGTCTTCCGTCGGCAAAACCACGACGGTGAGAGGAACGCTGGCCTATCTGCCCGACGAGTACGTGAGGAGAGGAGAGCTGTGCACGGCGGTGGACGTCTACAGCTACGGAGTGGTGAGACTCCCAGGGGCTGATGGGAAATGCAGTCTGTCGCGTTCTGTCTTACCACAGATGTCTCAACCTGGCCTGAAAGTGTCCTGTGTGTTCAGGTGCTGCTTGAGGTTCTGACGGGCCGCCGAGCTCTGGAGCAGGACGAGAGGACAGGAGACCGATTCCTGGTGAGAGCATTCACCTGTTGACCTGTTGACCTGTGAAATGGTCCCAATCGTCCCAGCCGAGTCTAAAGTCCTGTTGGGTTCGGGTTCGGGTCGGCTTGTCTCGTCCCATCAGAACTTTTCCCTGCAGGTTTTCTGGTTGCTGCTCTGACGGGTTTTTTACACGTTTCGCCATTTGAGGCGTAGAGAGAAACTGGTTGCTGATATTCACCAGGTCAGATTTGCTCTACAAAAGGATCAGCATCCAGGTATGCAGAGCGCCTGGTGGACGAGGCCCCCCACTGGGGCCAAGCGCCTGGACAGGCTCCGGGCGGCACCGGCAGGACGGACCTAACCAGAACCTCATCAGAACTAAGACCACCCCACCCAGTGAGGTTGCCTCAGCGTGGGGTTTCCCAGAACCCTCCGTTCCACTTGGTGTAAGCAACCAGTTCCCCGTTACACTGCCAGAGGCCCCTGGTAGGCCCCTCACATCCAGTGCCTGCCGAACCAGCAGGAGGCCGGAGTGAAGGCCCGTACCATCGCCCTACACCAACCCAGCCTCCCCTCCATGGGTGTCTCCTGTAACGTTAAATTTTTCTGTAAAGGCTGATGTGTCTGGGTCTTGGTTTTGATatcatctggttctggttcgggTTGCAGAGGGACCTTGTGGAGGAAGTTGATGACGGTAAAAAAGGTTCAGCCCCAGATGCCTGGAGGAGACACCTGGATCAACGGCTGACTGCAGGTTGGTGTCAGAGCTCAGGTTCTGGTGTTGCTTCTGACAGTTCTAGCTCTGTGTTCACCCAGCTGTTCTGCTGCCAGGGGGCGCCGCTGAGCCTGAAGGGTACCTGCAGGTGGCAGCGTTGGCCAGAAAGTGTCTGAACAGGCAGAGGAAGAAGAGACCTGCAATGACTGAGGTCAGAaacctgaaaaaacaacatggagGACGAGTTCTAGTTTAGGTTCTCATCCTAAAGTGGAACAAACTAATCACTCCAGATGTAGGCAGATCTCTGAGTCTGCAGCCCCCAGGTCCAAGTCTGGACTGGCTCAGGTTCAGATTTTCACGTCGTTCTTTCCTCCTCAGGTCTTCTGCCACCTGAAGGACCTCTGCTGCGTTGTGAGGAAGAACTCCTCTTCCTCGGCGCCCCGGCTCCCCCAGCAGCCCTACCATTCCTTCCCCAAACCCCCCCGCTCCCTGGACTCCTGTGTTAAAGCCATCTCTCAGCAGCTGTCCAGACTGGGACCATCAGAACAGACCTGCCCTTCCTCCCAGTAcgactcttcctcctcctcttcttcctcgtcGTTTGGGGCCCTCGCCCCGCCTCACCCGCTGCAGTCCTCCTGTCTCGGTTCTGTCTCCCCCTCGTCTTCCCCTTGCCCCTCGCTCGCTGGCCCATGCGAAACTGACGAGAGCCGGGGGTTCTCTCAGTACGACTTTCAGTTCCGGTCCAACGGAACCAGCTGCAGGACCCAGAGCCAGAACCCAGCTGGGTCTGCAGAGTCCCAGCTGACCCAGCCCTCTGTTCCCACCGAGGACCTGTACAACTTCCCATCCTCTCCCAGCAGCGGCGCCGGACCGGCGGCGGCTGGGTTTTCCCCGGCGCGGTCATTGCAGTCCACCACAGCCGGACTCTCAGGTAGGCGGCAAAGACTCACTTTGGTTCAGGTGTGTCCGATGAACTGTTCATAAGACTGTATTTGTTCAGTTCTTGTGAATCCCAGCAAACAGCGACTGTTGGAGCAGAAGAGTCGGTACGAAGCGGGTCGGATCAGAACCCCAGAACTGCTGTCCTTGGACGACCTCTGTACGTAACGCCATGGGGCTTAGGGACCCAAACTGCTGTCCAGGAACTCCTGACCCTCCTCTAAAAACTCGTCTAACAGCAGATATACATCAGAACCGATCTGTCCTAATACCAGACATCACTGTGAGAGGCCAGCGGTtcaggaacagaaccagaaccacttTAATCTCTTTGGATCAGCATCCATGTTGCTCATCAGCTGAACCTCTCAGACATTTGGCTGAGGGAGGGACGGTTCTGACCCGCTGGCTTCCCAACGTTACTTGTTTTCTGGTTCTTGTTCAGAGTCTGGAGTCTGTTTAAAAGTCCGGGAGATTCGGGTCAGGAGGGATCAGGTCCGGTCTGTCT
This genomic window from Xiphophorus couchianus chromosome 24, X_couchianus-1.0, whole genome shotgun sequence contains:
- the irak1 gene encoding interleukin-1 receptor-associated kinase 1 isoform X4 — its product is MDCWTWTGPGSDGQMDWTLLRKSFQTEVENLSKFRHPNIVDLLGFSEGEGGLMCLIYSYMQNRSLEDQLQNVTRLHAASMLPSLCMQGDCAFMVMWTKTACFDWVTVRVVVSCQDALCVPVVAMFVLLQVCFHLVQSYACIFQALGLSWPDRVSIIEGASAALQFLHRPPSRQEPLIHGDVKSSNILLDQHLVPKLSDFGLARYVPQNSAGCSTQTSSVGKTTTVRGTLAYLPDEYVRRGELCTAVDVYSYGVVLLEVLTGRRALEQDERTGDRFLRDLVEEVDDGKKGSAPDAWRRHLDQRLTAGGAAEPEGYLQVAALARKCLNRQRKKRPAMTEVFCHLKDLCCVVRKNSSSSAPRLPQQPYHSFPKPPRSLDSCVKAISQQLSRLGPSEQTCPSSQYDSSSSSSSSSFGALAPPHPLQSSCLGSVSPSSSPCPSLAGPCETDESRGFSQYDFQFRSNGTSCRTQSQNPAGSAESQLTQPSVPTEDLYNFPSSPSSGAGPAAAGFSPARSLQSTTAGLSVLVNPSKQRLLEQKSRYEAGRIRTPELLSLDDLYGGRSAADLRGPEESDELEYLPSGCS
- the irak1 gene encoding interleukin-1 receptor-associated kinase 1 isoform X3 — encoded protein: MSEGDPRTYFLFQLPSSVHCEFCRVMDGLLDLDWTRFASEILRDQTAVRLAYRREQRTDWVMNNWGNRNGRVGELVDLLESLQLFRPRDIILSWMQNLSRPPPLPPALPPPPYEPSAAQSTAECPDRKPLPGPAPPPINLFSENHRPPPRLPAATDDVMPPSPSPCGAITTIICWTYEEVHAGTRGFSPNLQVGEGGFGVVYRATLSNMDCAVKRLRQDGQMDWTLLRKSFQTEVENLSKFRHPNIVDLLGFSEGEGGLMCLIYSYMQNRSLEDQLQNALGLSWPDRVSIIEGASAALQFLHRPPSRQEPLIHGDVKSSNILLDQHLVPKLSDFGLARYVPQNSAGCSTQTSSVGKTTTVRGTLAYLPDEYVRRGELCTAVDVYSYGVVLLEVLTGRRALEQDERTGDRFLRDLVEEVDDGKKGSAPDAWRRHLDQRLTAGGAAEPEGYLQVAALARKCLNRQRKKRPAMTEVFCHLKDLCCVVRKNSSSSAPRLPQQPYHSFPKPPRSLDSCVKAISQQLSRLGPSEQTCPSSQYDSSSSSSSSSFGALAPPHPLQSSCLGSVSPSSSPCPSLAGPCETDESRGFSQYDFQFRSNGTSCRTQSQNPAGSAESQLTQPSVPTEDLYNFPSSPSSGAGPAAAGFSPARSLQSTTAGLSVLVNPSKQRLLEQKSRYEAGRIRTPELLSLDDLYGGRSAADLRGPEESDELEYLPSGCS